One window of Deltaproteobacteria bacterium genomic DNA carries:
- the secA gene encoding preprotein translocase subunit SecA has product MPGFLSKIFPTRNERELKRISPLVEQINSLEPSVKNLNNDQLKAKTAEFRERLGRGETLDQLLPEVFAVVREASIRVLGMRHFDVQLVGGIVLHEGKISEMKTGEGKTLVATLPVYLNALDGKGVHVITVNDYLARRDSEWMGQLYKFLGLKVGVIVHGLTDTERRSAYQADVTYGTNNEFGFDYLRDNMKYSLESYVQREMNYAIVDEVDSILIDEARTPLIISGPSEESTDKYAQINRIIPRLAKGEVLEDKKTGKKSSTGDYTVDEKSKAAVLTEAGVAQVEKNLGIPNLYDPENIEILHHVNQALRAHALYRRDVDYVVKDGKVIIVDEFTGRLMPGRRWSDGLHQAVEAKEGVAIENENQTLATVTFQNFFRMYRKLAGMTGTADTEAPEFAKIYNLEVMVIPPNLPMIRQDLADVIYKTEKEKFNMVLEDIKKRHQAGQPVLVGTISIEKSELLSQLLKRHGIPHHVLNAKNHEREAEIVAQAGRLGQVTISTNMAGRGTDIILGGNPEFLARSRVDHEKDPGGFEKLLKELRALQAEEKKKVLETGGLHILGTERHESRRIDNQLRGRSGRQGDPGSSQFYLSLEDDLLRIFGSERISSIMDRLGMEENEEITHPWITKAIANAQKRVEGHNFEIRKHLLEYDDVMNQQRRTVYGMRRDFLKGEGTREKILDMIDLEVTNLVVSLPEKPVRFEALDLAVMEEPFYKFFDLRIDWKSFALSDWSQETVGRALFDLVEKSYQDRETRFTPALMREAEKMLLLSTLDNLWKDHLLSMDHLREGIGLRGYGQKDPLLEYKREGFILFQGIIDQFRQSVLEKLFRVQVKEEKQVVRALERSSVRPMTMGRGAAPAVSPQQHGALPAPSVAHAMAATPPPAAGPVHVEKVGRNEPCPCGSGKKYKKCCGV; this is encoded by the coding sequence ATGCCGGGGTTCCTGAGCAAAATTTTTCCAACAAGAAATGAACGGGAGCTGAAGAGAATCAGCCCCCTCGTTGAACAAATAAATTCGCTCGAACCTTCTGTCAAAAATCTGAACAACGATCAACTCAAGGCGAAGACGGCGGAGTTTCGAGAGCGTCTTGGGCGTGGAGAAACTCTTGATCAGCTCCTTCCGGAGGTATTTGCCGTGGTTCGCGAGGCATCGATCCGTGTACTGGGGATGCGTCACTTTGATGTTCAACTCGTTGGTGGCATTGTCCTTCATGAGGGAAAGATTTCTGAAATGAAGACGGGTGAAGGAAAGACCCTGGTTGCAACCCTTCCTGTTTATCTGAATGCCCTGGATGGCAAGGGGGTTCATGTGATCACCGTAAATGATTATCTCGCTCGCCGTGACTCCGAGTGGATGGGGCAGCTCTACAAATTTCTGGGACTCAAGGTTGGTGTGATTGTCCACGGATTAACAGATACGGAGCGTCGCTCGGCCTATCAGGCGGACGTGACGTATGGAACCAATAACGAGTTCGGTTTTGATTACCTTCGGGACAACATGAAATACTCTTTGGAGTCGTACGTCCAGCGGGAGATGAATTATGCGATTGTTGACGAAGTTGATTCGATCCTGATCGATGAGGCGCGGACGCCACTGATCATCTCCGGTCCGTCCGAAGAATCAACCGACAAGTATGCCCAGATTAACCGGATCATTCCACGGCTTGCCAAGGGGGAGGTTCTTGAAGACAAAAAGACCGGCAAAAAAAGCTCCACTGGTGACTACACGGTTGACGAAAAGAGCAAGGCAGCGGTGCTGACGGAAGCCGGCGTTGCTCAGGTTGAGAAAAATTTGGGTATTCCTAATCTGTATGATCCCGAAAATATCGAAATTCTGCATCATGTGAATCAGGCGCTCCGGGCGCATGCCTTGTACAGGAGGGATGTCGACTATGTGGTGAAGGATGGAAAAGTGATCATTGTGGATGAATTTACCGGCCGCCTGATGCCCGGTCGGAGATGGTCGGACGGCCTGCATCAAGCCGTGGAAGCCAAAGAAGGGGTTGCGATTGAAAATGAAAATCAGACGTTGGCAACGGTCACCTTCCAGAATTTTTTCAGAATGTATCGGAAACTTGCCGGAATGACCGGCACCGCTGATACCGAGGCACCGGAATTTGCCAAAATTTACAATCTTGAGGTCATGGTGATTCCCCCTAATCTCCCGATGATCCGACAGGATCTAGCCGATGTCATCTACAAGACGGAAAAGGAAAAATTTAACATGGTGCTGGAGGATATTAAAAAGCGCCATCAAGCCGGCCAGCCGGTCCTGGTCGGAACAATCTCTATTGAAAAATCAGAACTCCTTTCACAGCTTCTCAAGCGTCACGGGATCCCGCACCATGTCCTGAATGCCAAGAACCATGAAAGAGAGGCGGAAATTGTCGCCCAGGCGGGGCGACTGGGTCAGGTGACCATTTCTACCAACATGGCGGGGCGTGGGACGGATATCATTTTAGGGGGCAACCCTGAATTTTTGGCGCGGAGTCGTGTGGACCATGAAAAGGATCCGGGAGGGTTTGAGAAGCTCCTCAAGGAATTGCGCGCGCTTCAGGCGGAGGAGAAGAAAAAGGTCCTTGAGACGGGCGGTCTTCATATCTTGGGGACGGAACGACATGAGTCTCGACGCATTGATAATCAGCTTCGAGGTCGGTCCGGACGGCAGGGGGATCCTGGCTCTTCCCAATTCTATCTTTCGCTCGAAGACGACCTTCTCCGAATTTTTGGTTCGGAACGGATCTCGTCGATCATGGATCGTCTGGGCATGGAGGAGAATGAGGAGATCACGCATCCCTGGATCACCAAGGCGATTGCCAATGCGCAAAAAAGGGTGGAGGGGCACAACTTCGAGATCCGGAAACATCTGCTGGAATATGATGATGTGATGAACCAACAGCGCCGGACCGTTTATGGGATGAGGCGCGATTTTCTTAAAGGGGAGGGGACCCGAGAAAAAATTTTGGACATGATCGATCTGGAGGTGACGAACCTGGTTGTGTCCTTGCCAGAAAAACCGGTTCGATTCGAGGCGCTTGATCTGGCTGTGATGGAGGAGCCTTTTTACAAGTTTTTTGATTTGAGGATTGATTGGAAGAGTTTTGCCTTGAGTGACTGGTCCCAGGAGACGGTCGGCCGGGCCCTCTTTGATTTGGTTGAGAAATCGTATCAGGACCGGGAGACACGTTTTACGCCGGCTCTGATGAGGGAAGCGGAGAAGATGCTTCTTCTTTCCACACTCGACAACCTCTGGAAGGACCATCTTCTTTCCATGGATCATTTGCGGGAGGGGATTGGGCTTCGGGGCTATGGCCAGAAAGATCCCCTCTTGGAATACAAAAGAGAAGGATTCATTCTTTTTCAGGGTATCATTGACCAGTTTCGCCAATCCGTTCTGGAAAAGCTCTTTCGTGTTCAGGTGAAAGAGGAGAAACAGGTGGTCAGGGCACTGGAGAGAAGTTCCGTCCGTCCCATGACGATGGGGCGCGGTGCGGCGCCAGCGGTTTCACCGCAGCAACACGGAGCTCTACCAGCCCCTTCCGTGGCTCATGCGATGGCAGCGACGCCCCCTCCGGCAGCAGGTCCTGTCCATGTCGAAAAAGTGGGACGCAATGAACCGTGTCCCTGCGGGAGCGGGAAGAAATACAAGAAGTGTTGCGGGGTCTGA
- a CDS encoding ATP-binding protein has product MALYETTTFNRLSHRIIYDKIKKLQSVVLFGPRQTGKSTLLEGIFSELPSGNQIRIYFQLPSERQRFDEEPELLIREVDAKKGGGPLFVYIDEIQKVPKILEVLQFLIDKKKIVLAASGSSARKMKKIGTNWLPGRIHLEHLYPLSWRESRVLEAAVPLEELLLYGSMPGILAKRDLRAREEDLAAYAHLYLEEEIRSEALIRDLPRFTKFLRLAALESGSSPNYSKIGSQIGVSHTTIREYFQILEDSLIIHRLDAFGSSRDQVLRRSRYYFFDMGVRNAAAQLGHSSGLLPLQRGLLFEHFVLLEVVSQLKYKSGLSFWRTKQGQEVDLVIEKDNRCIALEIKATRTPSRGDLKGLEAFSKKYRSSETLLVCQVIRPQKFGSHVAIPWQELPDRLGL; this is encoded by the coding sequence GTGGCGTTATATGAAACAACAACCTTCAATCGTCTAAGTCATCGAATAATATACGATAAAATTAAAAAACTTCAATCGGTTGTCCTTTTTGGTCCGAGACAGACCGGCAAATCAACCCTGCTTGAGGGAATTTTTTCTGAACTTCCAAGTGGCAACCAGATTCGTATCTATTTTCAACTCCCTTCAGAACGACAACGATTTGATGAGGAACCGGAGCTTTTGATTCGCGAAGTTGACGCCAAGAAGGGAGGAGGTCCCTTATTTGTTTATATTGATGAGATTCAAAAGGTTCCGAAGATTTTGGAGGTTCTCCAATTTTTGATCGACAAAAAAAAGATTGTGTTGGCAGCGTCGGGCTCCTCTGCCAGAAAGATGAAAAAAATTGGTACGAATTGGTTGCCGGGACGAATTCATCTTGAACATCTGTATCCCCTGTCCTGGAGGGAGAGTCGGGTGCTTGAGGCGGCGGTTCCTTTAGAGGAATTGCTCCTTTATGGTTCTATGCCAGGCATTTTGGCTAAGAGAGATCTTCGTGCAAGGGAAGAAGACTTGGCTGCCTATGCCCATCTCTATCTCGAGGAAGAAATTCGGAGTGAGGCCTTAATTCGTGACTTGCCACGATTCACGAAATTTTTGAGACTGGCAGCCTTGGAGTCCGGTTCATCACCAAACTATTCAAAAATTGGGTCTCAAATAGGTGTCAGTCACACAACCATTCGGGAATATTTTCAGATACTGGAGGATAGTCTTATTATTCACCGTTTGGACGCCTTTGGCTCGTCACGCGACCAGGTTTTGAGGAGGTCTCGGTATTACTTTTTTGATATGGGGGTAAGAAATGCTGCTGCCCAGTTGGGTCATAGCAGCGGTCTGTTGCCGTTACAGAGAGGGCTCCTCTTTGAGCATTTTGTTCTGCTCGAGGTTGTTTCACAACTGAAGTACAAGTCCGGGCTCTCTTTTTGGAGGACAAAACAGGGTCAAGAAGTTGATTTGGTCATTGAAAAGGACAATCGTTGCATCGCCCTGGAAATCAAGGCAACGCGCACCCCCTCCCGTGGAGACTTAAAGGGGTTGGAGGCATTTTCTAAAAAATACCGGTCGAGTGAGACATTACTTGTTTGCCAGGTAATCAGACCACAGAAATTTGGTTCTCATGTCGCTATTCCATGGCAAGAGCTTCCCGATCGTCTCGGGTTGTAA
- the argJ gene encoding bifunctional glutamate N-acetyltransferase/amino-acid acetyltransferase ArgJ, with translation MRGVVKGFQFSAITAGIKAGGRPDLALICSEVPAIVVGAFTTNQVQAAPVTVSKRNIRSGRCSAIIINSGNANACTGARGLQDAEWMVKETSNRLHLPRQHVLVCSTGKIGEWLPRKSLHRGIPRLVKGLSPQGASSVARAILTTDRGPKISFFEGKIGKKKFHLLGIAKGAGMIFPRMKREATMLAFLMTDLRIGRPLLKSIFDRVLDQTFHCITVDGDTSTNDTVLLIANGMAAPLAVRSGSKEALLFEKGLHQVMQELALKIVQDGEGATKRVQIDVLGARSWQEAQRVAETIAHSPLVKTSFFGEDPNWGRILAAVGRGAVRIDPDVVDIYYNNVCLVKRGLRRSVGAERRAHHVMKKNDFRVTIALHQGNARFSLWTSDLGTNYVKLNATYRT, from the coding sequence ATGAGAGGCGTTGTTAAGGGATTTCAATTTTCAGCGATCACTGCTGGTATTAAAGCCGGCGGAAGGCCGGACTTGGCGCTCATTTGTTCGGAAGTCCCTGCGATTGTTGTGGGAGCGTTCACCACCAATCAGGTCCAGGCGGCGCCGGTGACCGTTTCAAAAAGAAATATCCGTTCGGGGCGTTGTTCCGCGATCATCATTAATAGCGGCAATGCCAATGCCTGCACGGGGGCTCGGGGGCTTCAGGATGCCGAGTGGATGGTCAAGGAGACATCGAATCGCCTCCACCTCCCTCGTCAACACGTTTTGGTCTGTTCCACGGGAAAAATTGGGGAGTGGCTCCCTCGCAAGTCGCTTCATCGTGGAATTCCCCGGCTTGTTAAAGGTCTTTCCCCACAAGGGGCCTCCTCGGTTGCTCGGGCGATCCTGACAACCGATCGGGGGCCGAAGATCTCTTTTTTTGAAGGGAAGATTGGCAAAAAGAAGTTTCATCTTCTGGGAATCGCCAAAGGGGCCGGAATGATTTTCCCCCGGATGAAGAGAGAGGCAACGATGCTTGCCTTTCTGATGACAGATCTCCGAATCGGTCGCCCGCTTCTCAAATCGATTTTTGATCGGGTACTGGATCAGACGTTTCATTGCATCACGGTGGATGGGGATACCTCGACCAATGATACGGTTCTCTTAATTGCCAACGGAATGGCCGCTCCTCTCGCCGTTCGATCCGGCTCCAAAGAGGCGCTTCTCTTTGAAAAGGGGCTTCACCAGGTGATGCAGGAATTGGCGCTGAAAATTGTTCAGGATGGTGAGGGGGCGACCAAGCGGGTTCAGATCGATGTATTGGGGGCTCGGAGTTGGCAAGAGGCTCAGAGAGTGGCGGAGACAATCGCCCATTCCCCCCTCGTCAAGACCTCCTTTTTTGGTGAGGATCCGAATTGGGGACGGATCCTGGCGGCCGTCGGTCGTGGAGCGGTCAGAATTGATCCAGACGTGGTGGATATCTACTACAACAACGTTTGTCTCGTGAAGAGAGGTCTCAGGAGATCGGTTGGGGCAGAGCGGAGGGCTCATCACGTGATGAAAAAGAATGATTTTAGGGTCACGATCGCCCTGCATCAAGGCAACGCTCGCTTCAGTCTTTGGACTAGTGATTTGGGGACCAATTATGTTAAACTCAACGCGACGTATCGTACATAA
- the sctV gene encoding type III secretion system export apparatus subunit SctV, whose product MPRNLFGNLNGLISKYSDLVLAALIIAVLSMIIIPLPPWLLDLLISVNLATAVTIIMVSLYISDALKIGSFPTILLMTTLYRLALNIAGTRLILSEGYAGEVIHAFGSFVVAGNYVVGGILFLILTLVNFIVIAKGAERVSEVGARFTLDAMPGKQMSIDADLRAGIINMEQAMERRQILQREAQLYGAMDGAMKFVKGDAIAAIVITVVNIIAGFIIGVMQRGMTFGDAVKAYSLLTIGDGLVAQIPALIISVSAGVIVTRVASEQRESNLGRDIIQQVTAHPKAIGIAAFLFLMLLFVPGLPKLPFLIMGSFLSLLVFMLQRGKEQAVQKALETPKEEVVRKAVAKQGDQLPFVMPAPISLEVGADIIPCVDDSQDGGRFINELIPLLRHGLYYELGVNFPGIQVRGQTVDMQPESYVININEIPVAKGRVEKGSILVGESLEQLQLFNITGKETLHPIDNSIVTWISAEYKEVATQAGFRMWDTAEYLILHLSHVLRRHAHEFLGVQEIQTMLNELEKTHPALIKELIPKVITILQLSEIFQRLVQEDISIRDLKNVFATLAQWGEVERDVVALTEHARAGLKRYITNKYSGQTGSLAVYLLDPDIEEMIRNAIRKTDKGNYLALEPEVTQELVEAVGKEIASHPLPPGSKPPVILTVSEVRRYFRKIIELEFPQLAVLSYQELSESLRIQPIARVSIRSAAQAA is encoded by the coding sequence ATGCCTCGAAACCTTTTTGGAAACCTTAACGGTTTAATCTCGAAATACAGTGATCTTGTTTTAGCCGCTTTGATCATCGCCGTTCTCTCGATGATCATCATTCCACTCCCCCCCTGGCTTCTGGATCTGCTCATTTCCGTGAATCTTGCGACCGCCGTAACGATCATCATGGTCTCCCTCTATATTTCAGACGCCTTAAAGATTGGCTCTTTTCCGACCATCCTGCTCATGACAACCCTCTATCGGCTCGCGTTGAACATCGCCGGGACCCGTCTCATCTTGTCTGAGGGGTATGCCGGTGAGGTCATTCATGCCTTCGGTAGTTTCGTTGTGGCCGGGAACTATGTGGTTGGCGGTATTCTTTTTCTTATCCTGACTCTCGTCAACTTTATTGTCATTGCCAAAGGTGCCGAGCGTGTTTCGGAGGTCGGGGCCCGTTTCACCCTGGATGCGATGCCAGGGAAACAGATGTCGATCGATGCGGACCTTCGTGCCGGTATCATCAACATGGAACAGGCGATGGAACGGCGCCAGATCCTTCAACGGGAGGCACAGCTTTACGGTGCGATGGACGGCGCGATGAAGTTTGTCAAAGGGGACGCCATTGCTGCGATTGTGATCACCGTCGTCAACATCATTGCCGGTTTCATTATTGGGGTGATGCAGCGGGGAATGACCTTTGGTGATGCCGTCAAGGCCTACTCGCTCCTCACGATCGGGGATGGTCTGGTTGCCCAGATACCGGCCTTGATCATCTCGGTCTCCGCCGGTGTTATTGTGACACGAGTTGCCTCTGAACAGAGGGAATCGAATCTGGGACGGGATATTATCCAGCAGGTAACCGCCCATCCCAAGGCTATCGGCATTGCCGCCTTTCTTTTTTTGATGCTGCTTTTTGTTCCGGGTCTTCCCAAGCTTCCGTTCCTGATTATGGGGTCATTCCTGAGCCTCCTCGTCTTCATGCTGCAGAGGGGGAAAGAGCAGGCCGTTCAGAAGGCGTTGGAGACCCCCAAGGAAGAGGTTGTCAGAAAGGCGGTTGCCAAACAGGGGGATCAGCTTCCTTTTGTCATGCCGGCGCCGATCTCTCTCGAAGTGGGGGCCGATATTATCCCGTGTGTCGATGATAGCCAGGATGGGGGACGTTTTATCAACGAACTGATTCCGTTATTGCGTCATGGCCTCTACTATGAGCTAGGGGTTAACTTTCCCGGTATTCAGGTGAGGGGACAGACGGTTGATATGCAACCGGAGAGCTATGTGATCAATATCAACGAAATTCCGGTTGCCAAAGGGAGGGTGGAGAAGGGATCGATCCTTGTTGGGGAATCGTTGGAGCAGCTTCAACTTTTCAACATTACCGGGAAGGAGACACTTCATCCGATCGACAACTCGATCGTCACCTGGATCTCTGCCGAATACAAGGAAGTGGCGACCCAGGCCGGTTTTCGGATGTGGGACACGGCCGAATACCTGATCCTCCACCTCTCGCACGTCCTGCGACGTCATGCCCACGAATTTCTTGGTGTTCAGGAGATTCAGACGATGCTCAATGAATTGGAAAAGACGCACCCCGCCCTCATCAAGGAACTGATTCCCAAGGTGATCACCATTTTGCAGCTCTCCGAAATTTTTCAGCGGCTCGTTCAGGAGGATATCTCGATTCGTGATCTCAAGAATGTTTTTGCGACACTGGCCCAATGGGGTGAGGTGGAGAGGGATGTTGTCGCCTTGACAGAGCACGCCCGTGCCGGACTCAAGCGGTACATCACAAACAAATATTCCGGACAGACCGGTTCGCTGGCAGTCTATCTTTTAGATCCTGATATTGAAGAGATGATCCGGAATGCAATCCGCAAGACCGATAAGGGGAACTATCTCGCGCTGGAGCCGGAGGTCACCCAGGAGCTGGTGGAGGCGGTCGGGAAGGAGATTGCGAGTCATCCTCTCCCTCCCGGCTCAAAACCGCCCGTGATCCTGACCGTCTCCGAGGTTCGCCGTTATTTCCGCAAGATTATTGAACTGGAGTTTCCTCAGCTGGCGGTTCTTTCCTACCAGGAGCTCTCAGAGAGTCTTCGGATCCAACCGATTGCCAGGGTTTCGATCCGATCCGCCGCTCAGGCGGCATAG
- a CDS encoding FHA domain-containing protein: MNIRPTFIVKNRKTGEKGRYRMDQTRILVGRDRNCFIYLQSPEVSRHHLEILRDGENYFVIDLKSENKSFLNEVPLPPEEKTLLKSGDLLRAGPHEIRFLTTSSLEENDVYEVTDSNILEIKMAKKLLKALDRENHPSLEVMEGPLSGQKFVLEGKNQQVTIGRDVGCEFRIDSDVISRKHAKVTRKLDSVVVEDLGSRNGVYVGKEKVRKKELRDGDRIHFGTIILIFRNPLEAAKELEPLPSEPQKPPPAPKSEEPPPPPPSPESSRSVTSLMKIKSWPISEILLSLLGLAVIVGALWGILKIL; this comes from the coding sequence ATGAACATACGACCTACCTTCATTGTCAAAAATAGAAAAACGGGTGAAAAGGGGCGTTACCGGATGGACCAAACCCGCATCCTCGTGGGGCGGGACCGTAACTGTTTTATTTATCTCCAAAGCCCGGAGGTCTCGAGGCATCACCTTGAAATCCTCCGAGATGGAGAGAATTACTTTGTCATTGACTTAAAGAGCGAAAACAAGAGTTTCTTGAACGAAGTTCCTCTTCCCCCTGAAGAGAAGACGCTGCTTAAATCCGGGGATCTTCTGCGTGCCGGCCCCCATGAAATCCGGTTTCTCACCACCTCCTCACTCGAAGAGAACGATGTTTATGAAGTGACGGACTCAAACATCCTTGAGATCAAAATGGCCAAAAAACTTCTCAAGGCGCTCGATCGGGAGAACCACCCCTCCCTTGAAGTGATGGAAGGCCCCCTGTCTGGCCAAAAATTCGTCCTGGAGGGAAAGAACCAGCAGGTGACGATTGGACGAGACGTAGGTTGTGAATTTCGAATCGATTCGGATGTGATCTCCCGAAAACATGCAAAGGTGACCCGAAAATTGGACTCCGTTGTCGTTGAGGATCTGGGGAGTCGAAATGGTGTTTATGTGGGGAAGGAGAAGGTCCGAAAAAAAGAGTTGAGAGACGGCGACCGAATCCATTTTGGGACGATCATCCTGATTTTTCGAAATCCTCTCGAGGCCGCAAAGGAGCTCGAACCTCTTCCGTCCGAGCCACAAAAACCGCCTCCTGCCCCAAAGTCAGAGGAGCCCCCTCCTCCACCCCCTTCCCCTGAATCTTCCCGATCCGTCACCTCACTCATGAAGATAAAATCATGGCCGATCAGCGAGATTCTTCTGTCCCTGTTGGGCCTTGCGGTGATTGTCGGCGCTTTGTGGGGAATTCTGAAAATCCTGTGA